In Enoplosus armatus isolate fEnoArm2 chromosome 20, fEnoArm2.hap1, whole genome shotgun sequence, the sequence CCGTCTGACAATGTACGTGCTTGACTTACAACAAGCTAAACTGCTACTAAACAGTTTTAATCAAAATAACAGTATAAAATcaacagacattttgtgttataatataaatataactgtACAGCTTCAAACCATTAAGAATGACCCTGCAACAAACAGCGATTTATTCGTTTTCTACAATATGAGATAGTTGCACATGCGCCCTAACACTCCAGATTCCGGTGTGTTTGGTGATGAAATGCATCAAAGTTTGAGGCAACGGTTTCgataatacatatttatgtacCTCGATATCATTTTTTTTGACGTTGTTATCACTCTTATATGTTAGCTTTGTTTTGTGAGGTTGCTGTTTTACACActcaacattttatattattacttttaaaaagtcaaactgcGCAGTTGTGCGCACGGGTGACGCTCGCGGACACTGCGCAGTCCGCGCGGTACAGCTTCACTTTTGTGTTTACAACATGATGTGGTGAAACGGCTGCACTGACATTTTTACCACTAACAGTTAGTTAAAAGCTACACTTGACAATGGCGACTAAGTAGTGTCTCTTCCAAGATAGAGTCACATAATATCGTAATCTTAGGACACACGTGACTTCCTCCTGAAGCTTTTCACTCTTTGAAGATGTCTGATGCTTGGTAAGTTAGCTACCAgagtgtttctttatttaacttgcctgcagatatttttgttttcacaccatGCAAATCTAAATCCATCCTTACTTGGCATCCAATGAAACAAAAGTTCTTACTAGAACGATAGAGCCACTCTACAATATAGTATAATAAGTATAACCAAGcaatttcatttacattttcaaattaagtCACCTGAAATTCCCACAATCCTCATATATTCATCACAGATCAGAGGACATGGTTTAAAGAGCTTACAACATCTGAGGTTTTTTTTAGGTAGAAGTACATGTATAGCCCTGTTGCTGCAATATATATTTAGCAGAGGGCAAAGTTATACATCATTGTCActgaattctgttttttttctcagcagctCTGAACCTGCCGGAGCCATCATGGCCATTGACAAGCACTCGGTGCATCAGATCTGCTCAGGACAGGTGGTGCTGACTCTGGCCACTGCTGTCAAAGAGCTGGTGGAAAACAGCATCGATGCAGGGGCCACTAACGTTGGTAAGTATTTATTCACATACTATCGCACATtcctttatctgtctttttcttttttttaatgagctgaAGCATGATACTGGGGTTTTCTGTTTGCTGATGAGGTTTTTGATAGCCCACCTATCACTCATGAGAGCTACAGTTGTAGATGCAGACAAAATAATGGTTCTAtctttgttaaaatgacaagGTGTCCAATGTTTTACAGTCCAGTACAATAGGAGATATTGGTTTAGCCTAAAATATGGGCTAAAACTCAATTGACGGCAGCCCACCTGGAACAAGATGGTTATGATTGCTTGTCAATGTTATGTTCAGTATCACATCGTTGCATGTTCCAGATGTCAGGCTGAAGGAGTGTGGAGCTGAACTGGTGGAAGTGTCAGACAATGGCAGAGGAGTAGAAGAGGCCAACTTTGAAGGACTGAGTAAGTGTCAGCTTTGTTTATCTCAAAGTCTACTTGATCTTTTTGGTAAGTAAAACTTCGTCCGTCTGTTCCACAGCACTGAAGCATCACACGTCAAAGCTACGGGATTTCTCTGATCTCATCCACGTGGAAACATTTGGCTTCAGAGGTGAAGCACTCAGCTCTTTATGTGCTCTGAGGTAAAACACTTCGACAGCCACATGAATTCCACGCATGAACCTATATTATTTGTCACCTCATCAGCTGAAATCCCCCCCCCGCTACAGTAACCTGAGTGTGGTGACATGCCATGAGTCCAGCCAGGTGGGGACCAAGCTGGTGTTTGACCACAAAGGCCACCTAGTGCAGCGGTCACCCCATCCCCGGCAGCAGGGCTGCACagtcagcctgcagcagctcttctaCACCCTACCTGTTCGACACAAGGAGTTCCAACGCAATATTAAGAAGGTCATTAAAGGATCAGTCCcatgtttcttcatgttttaGTCTACTATGTGATTACAAATCATATACATCTTATGAAACTCCTGATAGTAGACAGTGAACATTTAGTTGTTAATACCTTTTGTCAAAATTACTTAATCATTGCATGGTAACAGAGGAGTGGTGCACTCAATACATGGTGGGAAGAGTGTGACCAGCAACCTTCTTAAGGCAAGAAACAACCAAATTCACATCCCATTTTGACAATGCCCATTTTTCCACCTGGAAGACTTTGTAATTGCAATCCATGCTTCCAAATGTATTATAACACAATATAAATGTTCAGTGCGATGGATCATCATCACAGTTTCTAGACTTTGTGTGATTTTCAACCCAGTGGATGTCAGGAGGAtaggaaaaacacattcatcaattaaaaaatgaaaatggttgGCAGAAATGGAACAAAGTAATGGGGCAAAAACATAGAAAAACACCATTGTGAATAGAGTGAAAATGACGTATTTaacctaaaataaataaatgaaaggattCTGAAGTAAAATTCTCTTCTCAGAACATATAACTTGTATTGCCTTCTCATTTTTCATATGGTATATTTGAATTTCTTAGTTTAGAGCCAATCAATGGCTAATTAAATTACCTATGTCATTGATCTTTAATCCCAAATATTTCATTCTTCTGTATTTTCAGGAGTATGCCAAAATGATACATGTCCTGCAGTCCTACTGTATAATTTCTACAGGAGTGCGTATTACCTGCTCCAACCAAAATGGGCAGGGGAAGCGCAGCACGGTCCTCACCACCAGTGGCAGCCAGAGTATGAGAGACAACATAGGGGCGATATATGGACCAAAGCAGGTTGGAACTTTGGTTTCACACTTTTCTCGACTATGCTGTTTATTTGTAATCTGCTGAAGGTGTCAGTCTGTCCAAGATGCTGCCTGGaactaaataaaacaatcttAGACTAATCCTCTTTCTGAATGTTCATTGTTGAGTTTATTTAAGTTAAATTGGTATTTAAGTCGAAATCCAAGAGTTGAAGAATCTCCCCAACCCTTAGAGGAAATGCTATGCAAATGAGATGCACATTGTTTGTCACATTGCCTTATTtggtttgttaaatgtttaatttcaatgTTGTGTGTTCTTGCAGCTACAGAGTCTTCTGCCTTTTCAGCAAGTGTCTCCCACAGAAAATGTTATTGAAGAATATGGACTCAAAGACGCAGATCTACCCAAACAGCTGTTTACGTGAGTGACACCATTGCATGGGAGTCCTGTGTATGCCTTCTTTGCACCCAAagcgttttttttcccctttattaAAATCTCTGTTTTGGCAGCATCGCAGGGTTTGTGTCACGAGGAGATCATGGTGTTGGGAGAagtgccacagacaggcagTTCTTTTTCATTAACAACCGGCCATGTGATCCTGTTAAGGTAATTCATTTAAGTTTAAGTCCCCcgatttagcatttataagcagtatacaaACGTTAAATAATGGCTTATAACACATTACTCTAAGCAAATAAGGACATTTTATGTGTTAatagatgtacagtatttgtcaactTCTTCTATGaagatatattttatattattacaactgtgttttactatattgtcattcatttgttcataGACCAGCCTCCACTTGGATTCCCACAGAGTTATAGCTGTTGACGAATACATCACTAAACACTTATCTGCTTGCAACTACATTACTATTTTTTAGTCGTTACACTTCAGCCTAACATCTGCTTATTCCCAATTCGCAGGTGACCAAAGTTGTGAATGAAGTGTATCATATGTACAACAGACATCAATATCCATTTGTTGCCTTGAACATAGCTGTTGCCTCTGGTAAGAAAATTGCTAAACTGAAGGTTCATTTCTGAAACGCACGCTGACTTTCTGTGCTACATGAGCGTTTTGGTGTTATTATTTCagagtgtgtggatgtgaacGTAACACCAGACAAACGACAGATATTCCTTCAGGAGGAGAAACTCCTGCTAGCTATTCTGAAGACCTCTCTTGTCAACATGTATGAGGCTGGAGTCAACAAGATCAGCCTGAACTACACGCCCATACCCAGCACCAGTAAGAACAGATCATAAGATGTTTATATTGGTATTATAGCAGAGAAATATCACTGAGATTTTTAGGAATAATCACTTTTCCATtccattgcttttattttgactgtttgtctgtctctagATACAACGTCTGCATCAGAAATCTGTCAGGTTGTCCGGTCTAATGAGAACATGCCAGAACCTGGAGAGTACATGGATCCGGTGACTCAGAGCCCAAAATCGTCCGTAAACCTGGCCAGCCTAAAAGCAGCTTTTTCAAGTCACCACAGCTCCAGGTCTGGTGACAAGTCAAGTATGGCAAAAGCGGCCAACTGTGGCCCAACgcagaaaacactgcagtcttTTTTTAAGGGCAATGTCAAACCTCCTACCTGCAGCCCAAGTCCAGAATCTCCTTTGAAACCCACAAGAGATCTAGCTAAATGCTCCCCATTGGGAAAGTCGGTGCTAGATGGGTTCAGGTACGGAAAGATGTTTTGCAGTGATACAGACCCTGAAAAAGACAGTGCTGTGTCAAGTTGCGAcattaccatggaaacagcagATATTCAGCGTCCTGGCCTGGAGTTCAGTCCTGAACCGGCCGCTGACGGactaaaatatgaaacattcgAAGAAACGTCAGACAATAGTCACACTGTTCCCAAAGACCCAGAGTCACAGACTGAGCCATGCACTTCCAACGAGGACTGTACTGTGAGCCCAGATGCCAAGAGGGCAAGGAAAGAGAAACCACATTTCCCTACAGAGGCcaaaaacactttttcaaactgttttgagAAATCCTCCTCGATGGTGGATGCTGCAGTCTGCCTACAGAGGAGGACGGTGCTGCTCCGGTTCTCTTTACAAGAGCTGGCAGGGAACGTGAAGAGGTTAcaggagcagcagaaacagagtaCCGGTGAGGATCTGCGATATCGGCGCTTCAGGGCCAAGATCAACCCTGGAGAAAACCAGAGTGCAGAGGAGGAGCTCAGGAAAGAGATCAGGTAGGATTTTACTCCTATAACTACAGCTGAACTTGCCGATATTGGAGTGTAATTTCCACAACAGTCAACGATCTTTCTTTTGTCCCTACAGTAAAGACATGTTCAAACATATGGACATCATCGGTCAGTTTAACCTGGGCTTCATTATCACCAAACTCAACTCGGACATCTTCATGGTTGACCAACATGCCACAGATGAGAAATACAACTTTgagatgctgcagcagcacactgcTCTCCAGGGACAGAAACTCATAGTGTAAGAATCTAAATCAGTTAATAAgttttgctttctgttgttCAGAATGACCTTTTTACTGGTCAGtgatctgtttttgtattttcctttaCATTTGCAGCCCTCAGAAGCTTCACCTCACTGCTGTCAGTGAAAATGTACTCATAGAGAACATTGAGATTTTCAGAAAGAACGGCTTTGAATTTCTTGTAGATGAGGACGGTATGAACATTAAACCATCAAGTAGAGTTGATTGGTTATTTTATCTCAAGTTAAAAACTATTATTTCCCATTTTGATGATTACAAATATTaaaccaatttttttttattgtgactGCAGCTCAGGCGATGGAGAGGGTTAAACTGGTGTCTCTGCCCACCAGTAAAAACTGGACATTTGGCCCAGCCGACATTGAAGAGCTGATCTTCATGCTGAGTGACAGCCCAGGGGTCATGTGTCGACCATCCCGCGTCAGGCAGATGTTTGCCTCCCGAGCTTGTCGAAAATCTGTGAGTTAATACTGATAATGAACAGACACTTTTACAAGACAACTTGTACTCAGTTTTGTTGGAGACTAATTGAATAAcattactatttttttcttcctgacaTTATCTATTGTTTTGCTCATGTCTGTCTTCAGGTGATGATTGGCACTGCTCTGAGTGTCAGTGAGATGAAGAAGCTCCTGGTTCATATGGGGGAGATTGAGCATCCATGGAACTGTCCTCACGGCAGGCCCACCATGAGACACCTCGCCAACCTGGACATGATCTCACAGGACTGAACTTTACACTGGGTTAATATAACTGGAATGTGCTTTCAttcctgtttatttctgttaaCCATCACCCTTGCTGATGCACCGATAGCCCAAACCATAGATGCTGTAGCATATATTTGTATGGTTCCAGTGCTTGATATTGACTGTTTAGTGTCTTATGTGTTGTGTATGTTATATgttctcattttatttgttttgcttcacaaaataatattttttatattttaacacCTAATTAGTTGgtgaaataaacaagatatattACAATATGTGTTGCCACTTTCTATTAACTGTATTGTTAAATCACTGGTAACACTGTGTTCACTGTAGTACCCTTTTTGACTTATGAAGGGTGCCGTAGTTGTAAGCGTCCTTTGCCGTTACCATGGAGACGAGCCTAGCTTGCAAGCGTGATACATAAACGGCgcaaaatgacaaagaaaagaagggacCCACGATAAAACAAAAAAGCGATAAATAGGAGAAGGAGAAAACGTGTGGAAACCAGAGCTGCCATAGAGAGcgggagaaagggagaaaaagaaagttagctgttagctagcttAAAGATGAATTCAGCGGAGGAGGAGCAGAACCAGACCAGCATCCAGGGTCGTCCTGCCAGTGACGAGCAGCCCGAGAGTGACGGCACTTGTCAAGTCCCCACACTTTTTAGCCTAATTATACAGAGGTAAATCACTCATGatatgatttatttaaaaaaaaaaatgatttccaaGGAATTGTCTGTGGCTGAAGTGTAAATGTGGGTGTCTCACTGACAGACATGAAGGGGAAACCTGTGAAGGACAGTTTCATGGAGAAGGAGTTGCTGGTTTTGAAGGAGGACA encodes:
- the pms2 gene encoding mismatch repair endonuclease PMS2 — its product is MSDACSSEPAGAIMAIDKHSVHQICSGQVVLTLATAVKELVENSIDAGATNVDVRLKECGAELVEVSDNGRGVEEANFEGLTLKHHTSKLRDFSDLIHVETFGFRGEALSSLCALSNLSVVTCHESSQVGTKLVFDHKGHLVQRSPHPRQQGCTVSLQQLFYTLPVRHKEFQRNIKKEYAKMIHVLQSYCIISTGVRITCSNQNGQGKRSTVLTTSGSQSMRDNIGAIYGPKQLQSLLPFQQVSPTENVIEEYGLKDADLPKQLFTKDMFKHMDIIGQFNLGFIITKLNSDIFMVDQHATDEKYNFEMLQQHTALQGQKLIVPQKLHLTAVSENVLIENIEIFRKNGFEFLVDEDAQAMERVKLVSLPTSKNWTFGPADIEELIFMLSDSPGVMCRPSRVRQMFASRACRKSVMIGTALSVSEMKKLLVHMGEIEHPWNCPHGRPTMRHLANLDMISQD